The Aureimonas populi genome includes the window GATCTCCGCACCGGTGAACGTGAGCCGTTCGGGCTTGGGCGCGAGGGCTCGCACGGCCGCGTGCGCATCGACCCGCACCAGCGAAATGAGGCCGAGAAGCTTGAGCTGGCCGATCCGGGCAAAGGGAAGAACCTTGTTCACGCTGGCCTCCTCCAGTCGCCCCAGTTCCCCGATCTCTACTTTCGCAAGGCCCGGCAAGGCTTCGACGACGACGCGGTGGCGCAGGGGGTCCGACGAGCAACTGGCCTCCACGACCCGCGCGGTGCCGCCGGCGACCACCGCCTCGATGGGCAAACCCACTTCCAGCCCGAGAAGTGTAGTGAGCTCTCCCGTTTTCAGGTTGAAATGCAGGCGCACCTGCGCCGTATCCACCTGCGCCCCGACCCCGCCGACGGCCAGCGAGCGGCTCTGCCGCATCGACTCGCCGATCATGACGCGCAGATCCTGCTTGACCAGGCCCGGAACCTTGAGCCCGAGCGAGAGCGCGTTACCGACATCGCGCTGCGTGAGAACAGCGTCCAGCAAGGACAGAACCGACACCTCGGCGGCAAGCGCACTGGACGGATAGCCGACGCGGATGCTCTTGAGCGACTCGTCCAAGGCGAGCATGTCGCCCAGCTTCACGCGCGCCTGTGCCGAAGCCCCGGTCATGGCCGCGCGACGGAGGCTGGAGGCCTGCGCATGGCGGCCTTCGGCGGACAGGTTGTTGGCCATGGCGCCTAGCAGCACGTTCAGCGTGATTTCGGTTTCGAGGATGTCGTTGACCGTGCCCACGACGTTCGACACGGGCAGCAGCCGCGTCACTTCGCCCAGCAGCGGACCGAGTTCGAGGCCGACATCGGCAAGGCCCTTGTAATCGGCCGCCGTAAGCGAGAGCCCTGCCCCCAGAACGCCGAGCACGTCGTTGACGACCCCGCCGTCGAGCTGGGCCAGGCGGCTGCCGGTGGAGATCGAGACGGTGGTCGGGCGGCGCGCATCGGAACGCACCGAGACGGTGGGCGGCGTGTCGGTGAGAATGCGGCCGAGATAGAGGGTCGTTCCGCTCGAGGCTTCCAGCCGGATGTCGTGGCCGTCCCCGTCCACCACGAAGCGCCGGTCGCGATGCACGCTTTCGTCGGCGATGTAGCGCCCGCGCATGATTCGGAAGGTCGCGTCCGCGTAGCCGTTGCGCGCCAGCGTCTCGCGAGCGAGCGATTCCGCTCGGGCAGGGTCGCTGACCGCCGCAAGCGCGGCTGCATCACTTGCGGCCTGGAGCGAGCGGCGTTCGAGGTAGAAGGCGCCCACATCCACGCCCAGCGCGCCCGCCCCCAGAAGCAGCGGCATGAGCAGGGCCGTCATCGTGGCGACGGAGCCGGAGGCGGCCTTTCGGAACCGGGCGCCGTTCATGGCAGAAGTACCGTCGTCGCGCGCTCGAGGCGGGCGGGGAATGGAACCACGGCCCCGATGAGCGGCGGCGCGGCAAGGAACTCCATCTCGTAGGCGACCGCCACCTGGAGGAAACCGCCCTCCTCCACCGTGCGCAATTGCACGCGGTCGCCATGCACCAGCACATAGCCATGGCCGGCATTGCCCACCCAATGCCCGGCCAGCGTCCTGCGTTCATCCTGCGTCAGGCCGACCATCGCGTAGCGGGCGGCATCGGCGGAGAGTTGCGCAAGCGAATGGGCAACGCTCAGATAGAAGGCGCTGTAGATGATCCCCAGCAGCAGGACGAGCAGGACAGGTGCAACAAGCGCGAACTCCACCGCACTCGCGCCCTGGCTGTCGAGGGCCAGTTCGCGGACGGGGCGCCTGGTGCCCTTCAGGAACCAAGGGGCCAAGGCCATTCGACACCTCCAGTCGGATTGAATCGCAACGATAGATGTTGCTGCAACCTGTGGTGGCGGCTAGTGACGCGATGCTGCTTGGGCGCGTTATTTCGGCGGCATGGATAGCGAAGACGAAAACATCCGCAACATAAAGGTCATGTTGCGGATGTTGCAGGATTCAGGCGCTGTTAAGGATGTGCGCGTCAGCGGGCGCGGGCCGGAGCCTTTCGCGCTACGGGCGGCGCATCCGCTTCGGGCGCGGACAAGCCGTCCGCCACCTGCGTCAGCAACTCGTCGGCCTTCTTCTCCTCCGCCAGGGTCTGTTCGAGAAGCGGCACGGCCTCGTCATAGCCGAGCTTGCGGGCCCAGTTGCGCAGAAGGCCGTAGCGGGCGATCTCGTAATGCTCCACGGCCTGCGCGCAGCCGATCAGCACTTCGTCGGCGGCGGGGCTCTCCCCGAAGTCCTCAAGGTCCTCCTCCATTTCGGAGGTGATGCCTTGCATCGCTTCGCAGGTCTTGCCGCGCGCCGGCTTCCCGATGATCTCGAAAATCTGCGTCAGGCGCTCCACCTGCTCCTCGCTTTCGGCGCGGTGGTCCTCGAAGGCCTTCTTCAGTTCCGGCGCCTTGGCGGCCCCGGCCGATTTCTTCAGCGCCTTCACGGACTGCTTCTCGGCGTAATAGACGTCCTTCAGTGTCTCGTGGAACGCATCCGCGAGCGTTTTTTCGGTGGCCATGTGTGGGTTTCCTTCCCGTGCATCACGTCTGACAAGACTCCGGCGTGATGGCGAGGTTCCCCCCGCGTGCCGGGCGATACGGTAGGCGGGACCCGATCCCCTCACTCCAGCATGGCCTGGAGGGTTTCCAGCCGGTCGGCCTCGAAGGCCGGCTTGTCCCAGCGCAGGCGCGAAATGCGGGGGAAGCGCATGGCCACGCCCGACTTGTGGCGCGTGGACCGCGCCAGCCCCTCGAAGGCCACTTCGAGGACGAGCCCGTGGTCAGGCTCGGCCCGAACCGAGCGCACGGGGCCGAACCGCTCTATGGTGTTGTCGCGCACATATTTGTCGAGCTGCTTCAACTCCTCGTCCGTGAAGCCGAAATAGGCCTTGCCGACGGGCACCAGTTCCGGCTGGTCCTGCGGGCCGGTCCAGACGCCGAACGTATAGTCTGAATAGAAACTGGAGCGCTTGCCGTGCCCGCGCTGGGCATACATCAGCACGGCATCGACCAGATGCGGGTCCTGCTTCCACTTGAACCAGGGGCCCTTGGGCCGGCCCGGCACATAGGCCGAGTCCAGCCGTTTGAGCATCAGCCCCTCGATGACCGCGCTGGGCGGCGAGCCGCGCAGGCGGGAGAGATCGTCGAACGTCTCGAACGGCACGAAGGGCGAGATGTCGAAGCGCGTGGGCTCCAGAGCGGAGACGAAGCGGTCGAGGCGCTTTCGGCGTTCGAGGAAAGGCAGAGGCCGCAGATCCTCCGCCCCGTCCTGGAGAAGGTCGTAGGCGCGCAGGAACACCGGGTGGCGCTTCATCACGGCGGCCGAGACGCTCTTGCGGTTCAGCCGCTGCTGGAGGTCGGAAAAGGTGCCCACTAGGATATCGTCCTCGGCGCGCCCCTTCCGCGCGTCGAGCGCCGGCTTTCCCGGCGTGCCCGGCGTGCCCGGCGAGGGGCGCGCGACGAGAAGCTCGCCGTCCAGCGAGCCCTCGAAGGTCATGAAGTCCACGAGGTCGGGAAAGGCCGTGGAGATGTCGTCGCCGGTGCGCGAATAGAGGCGGCGCACGCCACGTTCGGCGGTGGCCTGGACGCGGATGCCGTCCCATTTCCATTCGGCCGCGTAATCCTCCGGCGCGATCCGGCCATAGTCCGGCTCCTCCAGCGGTTGCGAGAGCATCACGGGCCGGAACGGCGCGGCGGCGGCCGAACGCGGTTTTTCGGCCCTGCCTTCCAGCCATGCGAACAGCGCCTCGTAGGGTGGGCGCAGCCCGTGCCAAAGCTCCTCGATCTCCGCGATGTCCTTCTCTCCGAAATCGGCCAGCGCCTGCTTGGCAAGGCGCGAGGAGACGCCGATTCGCATTCCCCCCGTCACCAGTTTGAGCAGGGCGTAGCGGCCTGAGGAATCCAGCCGGTCGAGCCAGGCCTCCACGAGACGGGGGCCCTCGGCGCGCGTCGCTCCGTCCAGAGCCGCGACGATATGCGAAAGACTGGGTGGATCGTCCTCCACCGCGTCCGCCCCCGGCCAGACCAGCGCGATGGTTTCGGCAAGATCGCCGACATAGTCGTAGGAATAGCCTAAGAGGACCTCATCCATGCGGCTTTCCATCAGCGCGCGCAGCATGGCCGGCTTGACGCTGCGCACCTCCAGCTCGCCCGTGATGGCCGCCAGAGCATAGCCGCGCTCGGGGTCGGGCACCTGACGGAAATGGTCGACCATCAGGCGCAGCTTGCCGTTGCGCGAGGGCGTGAGGACGAGGCTGTCGAGAAGGTCGGCGAAGGGCTTCAAGGGTCGCGGCTCCGAGGCGGCCGGAGCCCGACCACGCTTGCAGATAGGCGCGCGGCAGACCTTCGACAGCCCCTCAGGCGATGGCGGGGCCGCGCGTGAAACGGGCGAGAGCCTGCGCACGGCGGGCCTTGAGGTGGTGGCGAGCGGTGAACAGCGCGTCGGCATCCATGTTGGGCTGCTTCACGAGCCATTCCAGATACTCGTCCGGAACCTCGGCCAGCGGCACGTTCTTGTGCTTGCCGAAGCGCAGCCGGGCCAGAAGCGCCGGTTCGGCCGAAACGCGCTCGGCCCGTTCCAGGAAATCCTCCGCGTCGGCGTAAAGCGGGCGCAGCCGCTCGG containing:
- a CDS encoding pilus assembly protein TadG-related protein, with the protein product MNGARFRKAASGSVATMTALLMPLLLGAGALGVDVGAFYLERRSLQAASDAAALAAVSDPARAESLARETLARNGYADATFRIMRGRYIADESVHRDRRFVVDGDGHDIRLEASSGTTLYLGRILTDTPPTVSVRSDARRPTTVSISTGSRLAQLDGGVVNDVLGVLGAGLSLTAADYKGLADVGLELGPLLGEVTRLLPVSNVVGTVNDILETEITLNVLLGAMANNLSAEGRHAQASSLRRAAMTGASAQARVKLGDMLALDESLKSIRVGYPSSALAAEVSVLSLLDAVLTQRDVGNALSLGLKVPGLVKQDLRVMIGESMRQSRSLAVGGVGAQVDTAQVRLHFNLKTGELTTLLGLEVGLPIEAVVAGGTARVVEASCSSDPLRHRVVVEALPGLAKVEIGELGRLEEASVNKVLPFARIGQLKLLGLISLVRVDAHAAVRALAPKPERLTFTGAEIGGGVIKTAGTTQLVGSVLDGLIDTLELETRPWVLGLVGDLVVGIVRLLRPLATPVDMLLDAVLGLLGVGIGELDVRVDGIACSTGQLVG
- a CDS encoding TadE/TadG family type IV pilus assembly protein, which produces MALAPWFLKGTRRPVRELALDSQGASAVEFALVAPVLLVLLLGIIYSAFYLSVAHSLAQLSADAARYAMVGLTQDERRTLAGHWVGNAGHGYVLVHGDRVQLRTVEEGGFLQVAVAYEMEFLAAPPLIGAVVPFPARLERATTVLLP
- a CDS encoding ferritin-like domain-containing protein, with protein sequence MATEKTLADAFHETLKDVYYAEKQSVKALKKSAGAAKAPELKKAFEDHRAESEEQVERLTQIFEIIGKPARGKTCEAMQGITSEMEEDLEDFGESPAADEVLIGCAQAVEHYEIARYGLLRNWARKLGYDEAVPLLEQTLAEEKKADELLTQVADGLSAPEADAPPVARKAPARAR
- a CDS encoding cisplatin damage response ATP-dependent DNA ligase, giving the protein MKPFADLLDSLVLTPSRNGKLRLMVDHFRQVPDPERGYALAAITGELEVRSVKPAMLRALMESRMDEVLLGYSYDYVGDLAETIALVWPGADAVEDDPPSLSHIVAALDGATRAEGPRLVEAWLDRLDSSGRYALLKLVTGGMRIGVSSRLAKQALADFGEKDIAEIEELWHGLRPPYEALFAWLEGRAEKPRSAAAAPFRPVMLSQPLEEPDYGRIAPEDYAAEWKWDGIRVQATAERGVRRLYSRTGDDISTAFPDLVDFMTFEGSLDGELLVARPSPGTPGTPGKPALDARKGRAEDDILVGTFSDLQQRLNRKSVSAAVMKRHPVFLRAYDLLQDGAEDLRPLPFLERRKRLDRFVSALEPTRFDISPFVPFETFDDLSRLRGSPPSAVIEGLMLKRLDSAYVPGRPKGPWFKWKQDPHLVDAVLMYAQRGHGKRSSFYSDYTFGVWTGPQDQPELVPVGKAYFGFTDEELKQLDKYVRDNTIERFGPVRSVRAEPDHGLVLEVAFEGLARSTRHKSGVAMRFPRISRLRWDKPAFEADRLETLQAMLE